The Egicoccus sp. AB-alg6-2 genome contains a region encoding:
- a CDS encoding DUF2461 domain-containing protein translates to MATSLAPFAGFPPEAFAFYAALSDDDHNDRSWFDDNRDVYERAVRIPMESLLARADDDGWGSGKVFRPNRDVRFSNDKRPYKTHCGAVISFRDGTGRASCYAELNATGLRAGCGYWELSRDQLDRFRQAVADARRGGELARIVDRVTAAGIEVTGSALKRAPRGYPADHPNIALLRHTRLAGLRAWPIEPWMHTAAAYDRITGLWRAARPIADWLESHVGAATEPRRPRGG, encoded by the coding sequence ATGGCGACCTCACTGGCGCCCTTCGCCGGGTTCCCGCCCGAGGCGTTCGCCTTCTATGCCGCGCTGTCCGACGACGACCACAACGACCGCTCCTGGTTCGACGACAACCGCGACGTCTACGAGCGCGCCGTGCGGATCCCCATGGAGTCGCTGCTCGCGCGAGCGGACGACGACGGCTGGGGGAGCGGCAAGGTCTTCCGCCCCAACCGTGACGTCCGCTTCTCCAACGACAAGCGGCCGTACAAGACCCACTGCGGTGCCGTCATCTCGTTCCGCGACGGCACCGGCCGCGCGAGCTGTTACGCCGAGCTCAACGCGACCGGCCTGCGGGCCGGCTGCGGGTACTGGGAGCTGTCGCGCGACCAGCTCGACCGGTTCCGTCAGGCCGTCGCCGATGCCCGTCGGGGCGGCGAGCTCGCCCGGATCGTCGACCGCGTCACGGCGGCGGGCATCGAGGTGACCGGCAGCGCGCTCAAGCGTGCGCCGCGCGGCTATCCGGCCGACCACCCCAACATCGCCTTGCTGCGGCACACGCGTCTCGCGGGACTCCGGGCGTGGCCGATCGAGCCGTGGATGCACACCGCCGCGGCCTACGACCGGATCACCGGACTGTGGCGTGCGGCCCGACCGATCGCGGACTGGCTCGAGTCGCACGTCGGTGCGGCCACCGAACCGCGCCGCCCGCGCGGCGGCTGA
- the proS gene encoding proline--tRNA ligase, with translation MAARKSDLGVTPLSEDVSAWYNELVFKAELADRGPAKGSMVIRPYGYRVWELLQAQLDQRFKDTGHVNASFPLFIPMSYLEREAEHVEGFSPELAVVTHAGGKELEEPLVVRPTSETIIGEMYAKWVSSYRDLPILINQWANVVRWELRPRIFLRTTEFLWQEGHTAHATEAEAREETLRMFDVYAEFANNVAAIPVVKGEKTPGERFAGAVNTYSIEGMMVDGKALQSGTSHYLGTNFATAFDITFQDENNDLQHAHTTSWGMSTRMIGAVILAHGDDQGLVLPPRLAPIQVVLVPIGRGDQAAAPLAKARELAAALTAAGVRAHVDDRDASPGFKFNDWELKGVPLRVELGPRDLEAGQVLMAQRIGEVDEKGRPVKDALGFDEFVAAVPKRLDAYHDQLLQRARRFRDERSAVVDDWDAFSAQVAVGFGYALHCGEESCEDDIKAQTAATPRCIPVDGDDEIGACIRCGKASAYGKRVVFARAY, from the coding sequence ATGGCTGCAAGGAAGAGCGACCTCGGCGTGACCCCGCTGAGCGAGGACGTGTCCGCCTGGTACAACGAGTTGGTCTTCAAGGCCGAACTGGCCGACCGTGGCCCGGCCAAGGGCTCGATGGTCATCCGCCCGTACGGCTACCGGGTGTGGGAGCTGTTGCAGGCCCAACTCGACCAGCGGTTCAAGGACACGGGGCACGTCAACGCCTCGTTCCCGCTGTTCATCCCGATGTCCTACCTCGAACGCGAGGCCGAGCACGTCGAGGGGTTCTCGCCCGAGCTGGCCGTCGTCACCCACGCCGGCGGCAAGGAACTCGAGGAGCCGCTGGTCGTGCGGCCGACCTCCGAGACCATCATCGGCGAGATGTACGCGAAGTGGGTCTCGAGCTACCGCGACCTGCCGATCCTGATCAACCAGTGGGCCAACGTCGTCCGCTGGGAACTGCGTCCGCGCATCTTCCTGCGCACGACCGAGTTCCTGTGGCAGGAAGGGCACACCGCGCACGCCACCGAGGCCGAGGCGCGTGAAGAGACCCTGCGCATGTTCGACGTCTACGCCGAGTTCGCCAACAACGTCGCCGCCATCCCGGTCGTCAAGGGCGAGAAGACCCCGGGCGAGCGTTTCGCCGGCGCCGTCAACACCTACTCCATCGAAGGCATGATGGTCGACGGCAAGGCGCTGCAGTCGGGCACCTCGCACTACCTCGGCACCAACTTCGCGACCGCGTTCGACATCACGTTCCAGGACGAGAACAACGACCTGCAGCACGCCCACACGACCTCGTGGGGGATGTCCACGCGCATGATCGGCGCGGTCATCCTCGCCCACGGCGACGACCAGGGCCTGGTCCTGCCGCCGCGGCTCGCCCCCATCCAGGTCGTTCTGGTCCCCATCGGCCGCGGCGACCAGGCCGCTGCCCCCCTCGCCAAGGCGCGCGAACTCGCCGCCGCGCTCACGGCCGCGGGCGTCCGGGCACACGTCGACGATCGCGACGCCTCACCGGGCTTCAAGTTCAACGACTGGGAGCTCAAGGGCGTGCCGCTACGCGTCGAGCTCGGCCCCCGCGATCTCGAGGCGGGACAGGTGCTGATGGCCCAGCGCATCGGCGAGGTGGACGAGAAGGGCCGTCCCGTGAAGGACGCGCTCGGCTTCGACGAGTTCGTCGCCGCGGTGCCCAAGCGGCTCGACGCCTACCACGACCAGCTCCTCCAACGTGCCCGGCGCTTCCGCGACGAGCGCAGCGCTGTCGTGGACGACTGGGATGCCTTCTCGGCCCAGGTCGCCGTCGGCTTCGGCTATGCCCTGCACTGCGGCGAGGAGTCCTGCGAGGACGACATCAAGGCGCAGACGGCGGCGACCCCCCGCTGCATCCCGGTGGACGGGGACGACGAGATCGGGGCCTGCATCCGTTGCGGCAAGGCGTCGGCCTACGGCAAACGCGTCGTGTTCGCCCGCGCGTACTGA
- a CDS encoding DUF427 domain-containing protein, translating into MPSATWNGVVLAHSADTVMVEGNHYFPPDSVDFSLLRPVDRTTFCPWKGTASYYDVVVDGQTNSTAAWTYRDPKPKASHIRDHIAFWGGVQVG; encoded by the coding sequence ATGCCGAGCGCCACCTGGAACGGCGTGGTGCTGGCGCACAGCGCCGACACGGTGATGGTCGAGGGCAATCACTACTTCCCGCCGGACAGCGTCGACTTCTCCCTGCTGCGACCCGTGGATCGGACCACGTTCTGTCCCTGGAAGGGAACGGCGTCCTACTACGACGTCGTCGTCGACGGGCAGACCAATTCCACCGCGGCCTGGACCTATCGCGATCCCAAGCCCAAGGCGTCCCACATCCGGGACCACATCGCCTTCTGGGGCGGCGTGCAGGTGGGCTGA
- the era gene encoding GTPase Era, with amino-acid sequence MSGRELDLQAILAGADEPLPEGHRSGLLALVGRPNVGKSTLLNQMVGEKVAIVTQVPGTTRNAIRGVVTRADAQLVFLDTPGLAKPHTLLTRRLNELVRDTWAGVDAVCFLVDVADGIGKGDEFLASELAGVSTPVVAVANKVDLVRDKASLLPQLERLQRLLGPDREFADMVPVSAETGENVDRLLDVLVSHLHEGPRLFGAGYVSDQPEAQLAAEILREKLIADLKHELPHSVAVTVDEIRPSDEREDLLEVDAVIHVERDSQKGIVIGKRGANLKAAATAARRELEVLLGAKVYLTTHVTVAKEWQRDPKQLGRLGY; translated from the coding sequence GTGAGCGGCCGCGAGCTCGACCTGCAGGCCATCCTCGCCGGTGCCGACGAGCCGTTGCCCGAGGGGCACCGCTCCGGGCTGCTCGCGCTGGTCGGGCGTCCCAACGTCGGCAAGTCGACGCTGCTCAACCAGATGGTGGGGGAGAAGGTCGCGATCGTCACCCAAGTCCCCGGGACCACCCGCAACGCGATCCGTGGGGTCGTCACCCGCGCCGACGCCCAACTCGTCTTCCTCGACACGCCGGGCCTCGCCAAGCCGCACACCCTGTTGACCCGCCGTCTCAACGAACTGGTCCGCGACACCTGGGCCGGTGTCGACGCGGTGTGCTTCCTGGTGGACGTCGCAGACGGCATCGGCAAGGGCGACGAGTTCCTGGCCAGTGAACTGGCCGGCGTCAGCACACCCGTGGTCGCGGTGGCCAACAAGGTCGACCTGGTCCGGGACAAGGCGAGCCTGTTGCCGCAGCTCGAGCGCCTGCAGCGGCTGCTCGGTCCGGACCGCGAGTTCGCCGACATGGTGCCCGTGTCGGCCGAGACCGGCGAGAACGTCGACCGGCTGCTCGACGTCCTCGTGTCCCACCTGCACGAGGGCCCCCGCCTGTTCGGAGCCGGCTACGTCTCCGACCAGCCCGAGGCCCAGCTGGCCGCCGAGATCCTGCGCGAGAAGCTGATCGCGGACCTCAAGCACGAGCTGCCGCACTCGGTCGCCGTGACCGTCGACGAGATCCGTCCCTCCGACGAGCGCGAGGACCTGCTGGAGGTCGACGCGGTGATCCACGTCGAGCGGGACAGCCAGAAGGGGATCGTCATCGGCAAGCGCGGCGCCAACCTCAAGGCCGCGGCGACGGCGGCCCGCAGGGAACTCGAGGTCCTGCTCGGAGCCAAGGTCTACCTGACCACGCACGTCACCGTGGCCAAGGAGTGGCAGCGCGATCCGAAACAGCTCGGTCGCCTGGGCTACTGA